TGTGTGTTTGAAGTAGTAGTTTAGAAATGCGAAGCTGCTGCTACTGGATCTTGATTGCATCAAGTTGCCTGCTTGTCAACTTTGCTGGgctgtttttgtctattttataAAGGCAGcaagtcttaaagggacagttcacggaaaaatgaaaattctgttattatttactcactcatttTGTTTCATATGAATTGATTTCTTCAGtgggaacacaaaagatgttagTCTGAatgacagcctcagtcaccattcactttcattgcatggaataAAGATTAAGTGCAAGTGAATGGTGACCGACGGTGTCTGTCTCTCACGTTGTGCCtaatattattctatatataaaaaaaatgttttattgaactgttcttttaatggCTTGGTATGTGAAATATTTGCACTGTGCAAAAcacttgcgtgtgtgtgtgttgtgtagttaGTCAGTTTACAGGTAATGAGAAGAATCAATAATCTGGCTTGCTCTGTTTGTGTGGATGTGATTTAGGCTGCAGATACTTTGGCTGTAAGGCAGAAACGGCGCATCTATGACATCACCAATGTTTTGGAAGGCATTGGACTCATCGAGAAGAAATCCAAGAACAGCATCCAGTGGAAGTAAGGCAGACTTGCAGATGCTTTCTGATGACTTTAATGTGGAAACTTACTCCTTATTCGTATATTGTTGGTTAATGCATTATCAAAGTATTTGGTATCACACTTTGATTTTATTGGCCTGCTAGGTTCTAAGAGCCTCAGACATCTTTTCTTTGTCAATCTAAGTagaattatgtaattaattatgcATGTATATGCCACTAAGCACAAGTGTAGAAGGCCAAtgctttttattcatattaagcTCTTTAATGTTATTGCATGGGTATGGCAGCCTTTtataatatgcaaatatgaaaaaatattgtatatacacttgtgtgtgtgtgtatatatatatatatatatattatatatatatattatatatatatatatatatatatatatatatatatatatatttaaatgatgcttttattcagcaaaggcatgttatgacagtaaagacatttataatgttacaaaagacttttatttcaaatgaatgctgttcttttgaactctgtCCTGGAAGAAACTTATCAGTTTCGTCGGaattatgaagcagcacaactgttttcaacattgatgattaTAAGAAAtgcagcaaagcagcatattagaatgatttctgaaggatctgacactgaagactggatgctgaaaattcagcttttcttctgaaaaatataatttaaaaatgtttgaatagaaaacaatgattttaaattgtaatagtatttcataatataagtgttttactgtatttttgagctaagaaatgcagccttgatcaAGTGTTTTTTTagtcttactgacaccaaacctttgtactgtagtgtactgtatactactgtatttatttattataattagaaATGATACACAATGAGGGCCAATGAGCAAGTGAAACCaggtttattttaagaaataacccaacccaaacatgaaaatgcagTTAATTACTCTTCTTAGAAATCTGTTTAAAATGATTGTCTTTATTAAGCTGTAGCTATTTATATTATAGAGAGGTATGTGTTTGAATGTCAACTAATTCGCTTGATCTAAATGTCTGTTtctatttttgttcatttgtagGGGTGTTGGTCCGGGTTGCAACACACGTGAAATTGCAGACAAGCTGATTGACCTCAAGTTGGAATTGGAGGATCTTGACAGAAGGGAACATGAACTGGACCAGCAGAGAGTTTGGGTTCAGCAGAGCATCAAGAACGTGACCGACGACTCACTAAATAGCCCATATCCTTCTAGCTGCATCTTTAGGATTCATCTTCTGAGTGTTGTGACCACTGTATAGCActtaaaggataagttcacttccagaataaaaatttcctgataatttactctgtcatccaagatgttcatgtcttttttgagtcgcaaagaaattaagttttttcttAGGAAAACCTTCCATGAGTTTTGTCTAtttagtggacttcaatggtggccaacgatttttccaaaatgcagttttaatgcagcttcaaagggctctacatgatcccttTTCTGGACGGGAACTTACCCTTTTAAGTCTAGGTTGTTTTAGCTCAAGGTGCTCTTATGATAGTTTAAATTGATCCTCAAAGTGAAGTTTGTATTTGAAAGCTTATGTTTGCTGTATGTCCTTAACTTGACACACTCTGGCGTTTGTAACCCATCAAGACCTCTGCAATTGCTTCAAAGGTTGGTTTTTCCCATCAGACACCCAACAAAACACCAAgtgttattgcattaaaaaaaatgaccagcTGCAAATGACTACTTGTTTTGATGTTTCCTTATTAACGTTAAACGTATATATGCTTGTCTGCCACCAGGTGACACTCTTCTAGCAATCAGAGCTCCTTCAGGAACACAGCTGGAGGTTCCTGTGCCTGAATCTGTAAGTCCTGCTTGTAtgtactttaaaaagtaatgtggaaagtttatatattaatataaaaaataagtacacttctttattattatggtcatttttttagcatgttaatgGACAAAAGAAGTACCAGATTCACCTGAAGAGCTCTGCAGGCCCCATCGAGGTCCTGCTGGTGAATAAGGACCCCTCTAGTTCTTCTCCAGTGGTGCTGCCCGTGCCCCCGCCTGACGACATGCTTCAGAGCCTGTCCACCCCAGCTTCAACtacctctgctgctgctgctgctccaaCCAAACCGGCAGCCAACAGTACGCCATCCTCCACCCCACCTGCCAGAGTCCCAGCTCCACCACCACCACCGCCGCCGCCGCCGTCCCTCCCAACACAACCACTGCCTCTGCTGCTGGCGCAGCTACAGGTTGGATGCTGcccatattttaatgaattattgtgTCTGAAAATGCTCTGTTTGTTGTCTTATTGTACTATGATTTACACCATGACAAAGTTGGTTATGTAATAAAGggttatatattgttattatatgtaattttaccaattaaatattttaaagtgtcttatgctcaccaaggctgcatttatctaaTCAAAAATGTTGtacaaactgtaatattgtaaaacgttgcagataaaaataattgttttctgtttgaatgatatttcaaaatgtaacttatttcttTGATgctaaactgaattttttgcatcattacttcagtcttcagtgtcacatgatccttcagaaatcagtttaaTCTGCTGattttactgctcaagaaacatttatcagtgttgaaaacagttgtgcggtttgtttttgtggaaatggtgataaaAGGTGAAATGGTGATATAcgcacacattaaattgatcaaagatgTTCCtgttacataagatttctatttcaaataaatgctgttcttttgaatttttactGATCAGAAAATCCTGAACGAAAAAACTGtccaacattgatgataagaaccatttcaaataataaagcacCAATAACTGATGATaagtgagcagcaaatcaacatatttagaatgatttctgaaggtgacACTAAGGACTGGCATAATTCAGTTttacgtcacaggaataaattgcattttaaaatttattaaactaACAAATgacaatattgtaatattttgctatattacggttttgactgtatttaaaaataaataaatgcagctttggttgttgaacataagaggcttctttcgaaaacattgaaaaaaatcggaattatttaaaacttttgaccagtagtgtgtatTGCATATTTAGTAATTACATAAcatgtattattatgattatgtaaCTATcgaattatataaaatgaaatctaTAATTTCTCACACTGTATTACTGTTGTGGTTATTATTAGACATTTCAAGCACCTCCACTTCAGAGACAACAGCCAATCCGACATCAACAGACACGCAGCAGCTTCAGTCTTCTGCCTCATTGGACAGCAGCTCTTCACTTCCTGATTCCTCAACCATTTTTGAACCAATCAAAACAGACCCTTCAGATCGTAAGTGCCTATGATTTTGAAAATGAGCCTGATTCTGtcattaatctttatttaaagaaGTTTCTGGTCTGAAATGTTGGGTGTCGAGTCTGGCGTGGGACAATACCATAAAAGTGATCAATGAACATTCCTTTAAGGCTAGTAAAGTTTAGAATCATTTGACACAAATTGGCTTGAACAATTCTGACTGGGTTTTCTCCTTGTTTTTTAGTGCTGGATCTCCCCAAAGAACTTTCCGAAATGTTTGACCCAAAAGGTGAGGTTGCTGCTCCTTCCTGATGCTCATCTATTACTGATGTGCTTAACTCAATCAGAGAATCTGTGATTTTATATAGCACAAAGAAAAATCGTTTTCATCTTATTTCCTTTTTTCTCCATACAGAAATTATGAGTACAGATTTGCTTGAGGAGCTGATGTCATCAGAAGGTAAAGGTGATCATGAGTCAGGCCACATGTATATAGTGTATTACTAAACATGAAATGGAAGTTTGGACTTGTTTTCTGTATATAACAAATCCACtgtttataaaatcaataaaagtacTGAAATTTGATCCATTTTAGATGCTAAATGCTCGAACGAGTGACAGTTTCATATGGTTACACAAACATGGCCACAGCATcactcttcttctctctttctctttcatagtTTTCTCTCCGCTCCTCCGTCTGTCCCCTCCTCCGGGTGACCATGACTACATCTATAACCTGGATGAGACGGAGGGCCTTTGTGACCTCTTTGACGTCCCCATTGCCAACCTTTGACCTCCAAACACACCGTACAATGAGAGTAGTGTACttaaaagaacttttttttttaatgtacccttttgaaaggagaaaaaaagaaagtgtggCTCTGTGTCAGATCCATATGTATGATAAGCTGATTCTGTGTGTATATAAAgcttttttatatgtgtatatttactcCAACTTCCCCTGCTAAATTCAACTGATCCAATCTGATGAAGACATCAGATATCCATACGAACCATTTTTGTTCATTAGTCCCAAACAAATTGTTTTTATACTACTTTTGTATAGACATCGAGGGAATTCCATTACTAAATTCACCAGCAGAGGTTAATGGTTCTTTTTAAATGGTCTTCCTCTTCTAAAGTAGCACCTTTTCCTCCCTCTCGTTCAGTGTATTTACTGATTTGCTTTATTACTGATCTGGACAATGGTGTATTACTTGTGTGATTATGCTTTTTAAGAAAGCATGCCACTGCATACATTTTGAAGCGATTCTGCTAGCTTGTTCTCATCTTGCAGCTCTCGGAAACACAGTGTGGAAGTGATTAAGTTAGGCTAATAATGTAGTGGGGACGATTGCATTGCAGAATAGAGTGTATTGTGTGGCACTGATACAGTTTGGTGCTACATGGTGAAATCTATTTATCATAGCGTCAATTCTCAGAAAAAGTGAAGAAacatactttaaagggatactccaccccaaaatgaaaattttgtcattaatcacttacccccatgtcgttccaaacccgtaaaagctctgttcgtcttcagaacacaatttaagatattttggatgaaagccgggaggtctgtgactgtcccatagactggcaagtaaataacggtgtcaaggtccagaaaaggtatgaaagtcgtcgtcagaatactccatcctaccggctttcatccaaaatatattcagttgtgttccgaagatgaacgaaggttttacaggattggaacgacatgggggtaagtgattaatgaaattttttttattttgggatggagtatccctttggaTGAACCATTCCTGCTTTGTCTGTTCCAGCTGTGCTTTGTTAATACTAGGTGTCTCACGCACAAAATGATGAAAACTCATTTtcatcacagaattaaaaaataaaatacaaacgtAATTGCAACTTATTAATTCGGAGAAGAAAACTGAAATGGAATCAAAAAATTAGAATTGTGAGGAAGAATTTGCAATTCTCTTTTTATTCTGTTTGAAACTAAAACCTGGTGTGAATTGACTGAATATGATTTTAGTCCATAAAGTACATCTGTCCTTATCccatttatgtatgtgtatagaTACTTTTGAAAATAAGTGATGTCTTCATTATGTCTGTATATGAGAAACTGTCTAAAGAAGGATGTGTGTTTGGGGGGCGGGGGAAGTAAAGTCATAATATGACAAGAAATCGAGTATCAATGTGCTGTGTATTGAGCGCTGTCCAAACAGAATGTCATTTATATGTGGGCTTCTATGTCTGTACTGTTGGTTGGCCCCACTGAAATAGTTTCTTTTCCTAATGTTCCTATCAGCTAAATGCTATTTTTATGCTTGTACACCgtaagcatttaacatttatttttgtactcgATAGATCGCCAACTGCTCTGGTTTTCATTAGATAAATAGTCAGCAGTTTCTTCTGTCAAGCTTATCTCCACATTGCACTTTAAAACAGTTTATCACGCAGGTAACTTCCAGCCCTATGAATTGATTGGGTTGGCCGAGTCAGTTTTACAGTATCCAGGGAATTCAGGCAGTTTTCAAATCTCCACCGTGTCATTGCAAAATACCAGAATTGTTGTTCTTTACTGGAATCGTCATCCCCATgaaataaagaatgtttttgtatttgtgatgCTCTTGAATATATCTTTGATTTGAAGGCATTTGTTCCTACTTTGCTTCCTTTTTTTCACCTAATTCCTTAGGAGTCTGTCATCTTACTGCTTCTGGTGCTTGAGTCATATTCTGCAGATCCAGGCATTTCTGTTCAGGTTTCACTTGAATAGGTCTTTTGTAGAGTAGTGATTTAGAATTCGGGTTGGTAATATATTAAGAGTGTTTGAACCCCTCAAAGATTAATCCAAAATATTACTATTCTACTTTAAGGCACCAACCTTGGGCTTTTAGTTGGTAACCTGCTTAAATGTAgtcaattaaatgtaaataaataacattgtttaGCTATTATATAAGGAAGTCAAAGagttattttatctttttgtaaTCAGTCACACCAACATAAATTGCTTTAATTATAGCAGTGTTGTGTCAGGATAATTCTTTATATACATCAACAAATctactgttatatttaaatataaaaaagtgttttgttttaatattttaatttactattgAAGATTCTAATATTCATAGTATGTATTGGTGATGAAAAAACTTTCTTATATAATTcttagttaaatttatttttaattgttttccagAAATTACATGGTCAACAAaccatttaacattatttattaaatgctgttgttgtgtaGGATATTAATCCATGAAAACACACTGTTGCACAgcttacaaacaagaaaaaaaattacataagtaaatagaaattaaacaaaaaaaacgtagATTAAGATATAATTGTTATACAGGACTcaatataacaacaaaatgtatttctttttaattaaattgtattcttattagtagtattttttaaaaatacttaatttaaagtAGAAACTCTGGAGATCTaggtttttttatgaataatgaagtgataataaaatatgtaaattagcAGATTCAGATATTTCCCATATGTGTATTTATGGACAATATAGTCTATAGGGAAATATCACGTCTAACTTGCACTGTAAACAGCTGCAATAATTGTAAATATAGCGTTTAGTTTTGTAGCACTACGTTTACTGTAAAGCTTGGGGTCTCCCCTCTTGGTCCCtcaaaaaaaatagaagaaaaaaaaaagaaatcccatAAACTTTTGGAGAGTCGGGTCTCCGCTCCCTCCTCCAGGGGGCGGGAGGGACATTATTCAACCCGGAACTGTGAATGTGATCAATTATTAGAACTCTCCGAAAACTTTGAACGAAATGTAACAGCCGATCGTTCGAAAAGAATCAAATCACTGTCGCGCGAACGTTTATCCGCTCCGCGATCTCGCAGAGTGTGATTTTTCTTCCTGCTCTCCAACAGGTAAGACGaaagaaaataacttttgttCGATACACTTAGGCTGCTACTTCTCTCGAACGCTAAACAagtcaaaaaaagatttaaacgtgtaaatatttacatacacCTATTCGTTTTGTATTGGATACTCATTTAACTATTGTTATGAATAGAACAACGAAGCTTCAAACGCAAGTTTGTTTCTGTTGGTACTTGAAGGCTGTAAAACACAGCGTTCCATATCGTTTAAATCTAAATGCTCTGTCGGGTTTATATGCAAAtagtttttaattgaataaaacgGTTTCCCTATAAATCTTTTGTACTTGACGTCAATTATTAGTGGATGAAATGCATAACCACGCGTATTAAATATTCAGACATGTGACTAATAGTCTTTCTAGAAATTTTGGATTTGCCAAAGGAGGATTTGATTGAGACATCCAATGAAACTTTGCAGGAAAAGTGTGTGATGTCTGCTTTGGAGGTTGTTGGTCTGTCAGAGGGTGGCACGGATAAAATTCCAGTCAGCCTGATTTCCTCCATTCACTCCCACTGGAGATCAGACATGCACAGGGTTCAAAGGGCAAGAATCAGTCGGGAATGCTGTCAGTGGACCCTGAAGTAGTCCGTGTATCGTTCCCCAAAAAACAGAGTGGCCTGAGGGCTATCACAGCTTCTCTCTGAGCTTGCTGAGGCATGCTGGGAATGGAGTCTGGGAAACACAAACATTCAGTCTGCGTCAGCAACTCTTACCAAAAGCCTTAGACGGAAGGCCGTATCTTAGCTTGAAAAGCTCATTAATTCGAGGAGGTTTTCAATCATGTGGTTTAGATTAGTTAACTTTCTGTGAATAATCTGTATAAATCCCAGGGTTGTGATAGAAGTTTTagctgaaatgttgttttgggcccattaagtgtattttattgtccaagttcactcaaaaacagcTTTCCCTCTTCCATTGAGAAG
The DNA window shown above is from Cyprinus carpio isolate SPL01 chromosome B25, ASM1834038v1, whole genome shotgun sequence and carries:
- the LOC109059780 gene encoding LOW QUALITY PROTEIN: transcription factor E2F4-like (The sequence of the model RefSeq protein was modified relative to this genomic sequence to represent the inferred CDS: inserted 1 base in 1 codon); this translates as MDLETGRNELGAMGESLQPQTPSRHEKSLGLLTTKFVTLLQEAKDGVLDLKAAADTLAVRQKRRIYDITNVLEGIGLIEKKSKNSIQWKGVGPGCNTREIADKLIDLKLELEDLDRREHELDQQRVWVQQSIKNVTDDSLNSPLAFVTHQDLCNCFKGDTLLAIRAPSGTQLEVPVPESHVNGQKKYQIHLKSSAGPIEVLLVNKDPSSSSPVVLPVPPPDDMLQSLSTPASTTSAAAAAPTKPAANSTPSSTXTCQSPSSTTTTAAAAVPPNTTTASAAGAATDISSTSTSETTANPTSTDTQQLQSSASLDSSSSLPDSSTIFEPIKTDPSDLLDLPKELSEMFDPKEIMSTDLLEELMSSEVFSPLLRLSPPPGDHDYIYNLDETEGLCDLFDVPIANL